Proteins encoded together in one Telopea speciosissima isolate NSW1024214 ecotype Mountain lineage chromosome 4, Tspe_v1, whole genome shotgun sequence window:
- the LOC122660338 gene encoding temperature-induced lipocalin-1-like: MATKEMEVVKGLDLQKYMGRWYEIASVPSRFQPKDGVNTRVTYTLRDDGTVHVFNETFSGGKKGGIEGTAYKADPSSDEAKLKVKFYVPPFLPIIPVVGDYWVLYIDDDYQYALIGQPSRNYLWILCRQTQMDEGIDIQSAS; encoded by the exons ATGGCGACGAAAGAGATGGAAGTCGTGAAGGGTTTAGACTTGCAGAAATACATGGGTCGGTGGTATGAGATTGCTTCTGTTCCTTCAAGATTTCAACCCAAGGATGGTGTCAATACAAGGGTTACTTATACTTTGAGAGATGATGGTACTGTTCATGTCTTCAATGAGACTTTTAGTGGTGGGAAGAAAGGGGGCATTGAGGGAACTGCTTATAAGGCTGACCCTTCAAGCGATGAGGCCAAGCTGAAAGTTAAATTCTATGTTCCTCCTTTCTTACCTATCATTCCTGTAGTTGGAGATTATTGGGTTCTTTATATTGATGATGATTATCAATATGCTTTGATTGGGCAGCCTAGCAGGAACTATCTTTGG ATCTTGTGTAGGCAAACCCAAATGGATGAAGGTATAGATATACAATCAGCTAGTTAA